The proteins below are encoded in one region of Paenarthrobacter ilicis:
- a CDS encoding glycoside hydrolase family 16 protein translates to MQRRLMPLVMVIVGLTLTATLIAPEPPALAAAAMPAPGALVWSDEFDGPAGTAPDNSKWVHDTGGSGWGNGELQYYTSSTRNAALDGKGNMALTARRENPSGYQCHYGTCQYTSARLLTAGKFGKTQGRFEARLKLPKGQGMWPAFWMLGNNVFTDGWPNSGELDVMENIGKEPGTVWGSIHGPGYSGANAANAGYTLPNGKALGDAFHTFTADWGPDSITWYIDGIPYSRKTKADTPGPWVFDHDFFLLLNLAVGGHWPGAPDAGTAFPQSLLVDYVRVYELAAAPAPAGPVSSRIQGYAGKCIDVAGRQATDGAQVQLWDCDTAASEQWTFGNNGTVRSLGKCLDVAWGSTSNGARIQLATCNGNAAQHFVLNSAGDLVNPQANKCVDVADWSATNGSRLQLWDCAGSANQKWWRMV, encoded by the coding sequence GAACCTCCGGCGTTGGCGGCTGCTGCCATGCCGGCCCCCGGTGCGCTGGTGTGGAGCGATGAATTCGACGGCCCCGCCGGAACCGCTCCGGACAACAGCAAATGGGTTCACGACACGGGAGGGTCGGGCTGGGGTAACGGCGAGCTGCAGTACTACACCAGCAGCACGCGGAACGCCGCCCTGGATGGGAAGGGAAACATGGCCCTCACCGCCCGACGGGAAAACCCATCCGGGTACCAATGCCATTACGGAACGTGCCAGTACACCTCCGCCCGCCTGCTCACAGCCGGCAAATTCGGCAAGACTCAAGGCCGCTTTGAAGCCCGGCTCAAACTGCCCAAAGGACAAGGAATGTGGCCGGCTTTCTGGATGCTGGGCAACAACGTATTCACCGACGGGTGGCCCAACAGCGGCGAGCTCGACGTCATGGAAAACATCGGCAAAGAACCCGGAACGGTCTGGGGAAGCATCCACGGACCGGGCTACTCCGGCGCCAACGCGGCCAATGCCGGCTACACCCTGCCCAACGGCAAGGCACTGGGGGACGCATTCCACACCTTCACTGCCGACTGGGGCCCGGACTCCATCACCTGGTACATCGACGGCATTCCCTACTCCCGGAAAACCAAGGCGGACACGCCCGGTCCGTGGGTCTTCGACCATGACTTCTTCCTGCTCTTGAACCTCGCAGTGGGCGGGCACTGGCCAGGGGCTCCCGACGCAGGCACGGCCTTCCCGCAATCCCTGCTGGTTGACTACGTCCGCGTGTACGAGCTCGCAGCCGCTCCGGCACCAGCGGGTCCCGTCAGCTCCCGGATCCAAGGCTATGCAGGAAAGTGCATCGACGTCGCCGGACGCCAAGCCACCGATGGTGCCCAGGTTCAACTGTGGGACTGCGATACGGCTGCATCGGAACAATGGACTTTTGGAAACAACGGAACCGTGCGATCCCTGGGCAAATGCCTTGACGTTGCGTGGGGTTCCACCAGTAACGGCGCCCGCATCCAGCTCGCCACATGCAACGGGAATGCCGCGCAACACTTCGTGCTGAATTCCGCGGGAGATTTGGTGAATCCGCAAGCGAACAAATGCGTGGACGTGGCCGACTGGTCCGCAACCAATGGATCCCGCTTGCAGCTCTGGGATTGCGCCGGGTCCGCCAACCAGAAATGGTGGCGGATGGTGTAA